One genomic window of Psychrobacillus sp. INOP01 includes the following:
- a CDS encoding NUDIX hydrolase, whose amino-acid sequence MYPRANTLGIIINKNKILLEEQEGKHSKGTGTYYRPIGGTIELGEKSSETIIREYREEIAVDIVVKRYIACLENIFRIEGSIGHEITQIYLVEFIDQNLYEKESFKVIKGSKTTFTKWISLEEIIDEKKILYPNGLKELLQKNI is encoded by the coding sequence ATGTATCCAAGAGCAAATACTTTAGGGATAATAATAAACAAGAATAAAATTCTTTTGGAAGAACAAGAGGGTAAGCATTCAAAGGGAACAGGTACATATTATCGACCAATTGGTGGCACAATTGAACTTGGTGAGAAGTCCAGCGAAACTATCATAAGAGAATATAGAGAAGAAATAGCAGTGGACATAGTGGTTAAACGCTATATTGCCTGTTTAGAAAACATCTTTAGAATAGAAGGGAGTATAGGTCACGAAATAACTCAGATTTACTTGGTGGAATTTATAGACCAAAATCTATATGAAAAAGAAAGTTTTAAAGTTATAAAAGGAAGTAAAACTACATTTACAAAATGGATTTCCTTAGAAGAAATTATTGATGAAAAGAAGATACTTTATCCCAATGGTCTGAAAGAATTATTACAGAAGAATATTTAG
- a CDS encoding GNAT family N-acetyltransferase: MDIIIRPELNIEYNSTEEIIKKAFLNEEYSDKREHLLVNRIRKSDAFIPELSLVALNKGKNIIGHILLSKIKIVDGDNAVDSLALAPVSVTPEYQKKGIGSQLIHAALKNAKDLGYRSVIVLGHKDYYPKFGFKPASLWNIEAPFEVPDEVFMALELTHNSLEKVQGVVHYSKAFLE; the protein is encoded by the coding sequence ATGGATATCATAATTCGACCAGAACTCAATATAGAATATAATTCAACTGAAGAAATTATTAAAAAAGCCTTTTTGAATGAAGAATATAGCGATAAGAGAGAACATCTACTTGTAAATAGGATTAGAAAATCAGATGCATTCATTCCTGAACTTTCATTAGTCGCATTAAATAAAGGAAAAAATATTATAGGTCATATTCTTCTATCTAAAATAAAAATTGTAGATGGTGATAACGCAGTCGATTCTTTGGCACTTGCTCCAGTTTCTGTTACTCCTGAGTATCAGAAAAAAGGAATTGGAAGTCAGTTAATTCACGCTGCGCTAAAAAACGCAAAAGACCTTGGATATCGTTCAGTAATTGTTTTAGGACATAAAGATTATTATCCTAAGTTTGGTTTTAAACCAGCTAGCTTATGGAATATTGAAGCCCCATTTGAGGTGCCTGATGAGGTATTTATGGCTCTAGAATTAACACATAATTCTCTTGAAAAAGTGCAAGGTGTCGTTCATTATTCAAAAGCTTTTTTAGAGTAA
- a CDS encoding helix-turn-helix domain-containing protein has translation MKKLFSIGEVADIKGVTIKALRYYHKIGILTPAYIDEETGYRYYSLEQFIYIDIIKVCRFLGISIKEMQKILIEGNTENLLKFLVLKRYETEQNMKKMKEVLDTIDKLNDSVKYAKKVLIHEQLTIKHFEKRYIITASCKEVGGLKEILYYSDLDRVIQERNLATTMESGIIYSINSKGDYEPRYVFRVLIENDDIHKEQNIDILPEGKYLTLAFSKNNEEKSIAKLHDYVKDNNLKINKYIEVDLLDDIFNTDSYSCQIQFLIEDEVGC, from the coding sequence ATGAAAAAATTATTTTCTATTGGTGAAGTTGCTGATATTAAAGGGGTTACAATAAAAGCTTTAAGATATTACCACAAAATAGGTATTCTGACCCCAGCTTATATCGATGAGGAGACCGGTTATAGATATTATTCATTAGAACAGTTTATTTACATTGATATAATCAAAGTTTGTAGATTCTTAGGAATCAGTATTAAAGAAATGCAAAAAATTCTTATTGAAGGTAATACAGAGAACTTATTAAAATTTCTTGTTTTAAAAAGATATGAAACAGAACAAAATATGAAAAAAATGAAAGAAGTACTGGACACCATAGATAAATTAAATGACAGCGTAAAGTACGCTAAAAAAGTACTAATACATGAACAATTAACAATAAAGCATTTTGAAAAACGTTATATAATCACTGCTTCATGTAAAGAAGTAGGGGGTTTAAAAGAAATTCTTTATTATTCGGATTTAGATAGAGTGATTCAAGAGAGAAATTTAGCAACAACAATGGAGAGTGGCATAATATATTCCATCAACTCTAAAGGAGACTATGAACCAAGGTATGTTTTTCGTGTGTTAATTGAAAATGATGATATACACAAAGAACAAAATATAGATATATTGCCAGAAGGTAAATATTTGACACTTGCTTTTAGCAAGAATAATGAAGAGAAGAGCATCGCTAAATTACACGATTATGTAAAAGATAATAATCTGAAAATCAATAAATACATTGAAGTAGACCTTTTAGATGATATTTTTAATACTGATTCCTATAGTTGCCAAATACAATTTCTTATAGAAGACGAGGTGGGGTGTTAG
- a CDS encoding GNAT family N-acetyltransferase — MGTIKYRNLEKDDYEQIKQLINNAFNINGFIKDKKVLDLVLKFYLQDCIVSSSFSKVAEKDNKVIGIILGNALKDKHRLKNTYNIISIACTLMKGIFISKVNKKAINVFWKIQKAYNEMFQGKEKNFQGSIELFIVSQESRGLGVGGELLNSLTNYMKSMRVNSIYVFTDSECNYGFYDSKKFKRINEQEIIFEQFKDRLTVYLYEYNYAYLS; from the coding sequence ATGGGTACTATAAAATATAGAAATCTTGAGAAAGATGATTACGAACAAATAAAACAATTAATTAATAATGCTTTTAATATCAATGGATTTATTAAAGATAAAAAAGTTTTAGACTTAGTATTAAAATTTTATCTACAAGATTGTATTGTTAGTAGTTCTTTTAGTAAAGTAGCTGAAAAAGATAATAAAGTAATTGGTATTATTCTCGGAAATGCTCTAAAAGACAAACATCGTTTGAAGAATACTTATAATATTATAAGTATTGCATGTACTTTAATGAAAGGTATTTTCATATCTAAGGTAAACAAAAAAGCGATTAATGTATTCTGGAAGATTCAAAAAGCTTATAATGAAATGTTTCAAGGAAAAGAAAAGAATTTTCAAGGAAGTATCGAATTGTTTATAGTATCACAGGAATCTAGAGGTCTTGGAGTAGGTGGAGAGTTACTTAATAGTTTGACCAATTACATGAAAAGTATGAGAGTAAATTCTATATACGTTTTCACCGACAGTGAGTGTAATTATGGATTCTATGATAGTAAAAAATTTAAACGTATAAATGAACAAGAAATCATTTTTGAACAGTTCAAAGATAGACTAACTGTGTATTTATATGAATATAACTACGCTTATTTATCTTAA
- a CDS encoding pentapeptide repeat-containing protein yields MKIDTPKIPEDLTERRFTDIFYEEYPEFDMCLVTDSEFANEVLERLRLYKTVIRNCNFANTDFSRIDLTDVRFENCDLSNANLGNASMNRVEFLNCKLLGSNLTESYIGNTRFRESILNMVTFGNSKLEKVIFDDAMLESADLFDCKLKKVEFLSCNLNGASFEETPLKGIDISSSDFDYLTVSIENLKGCIVSTSQAIQFASLLELNIREY; encoded by the coding sequence GTGAAGATTGACACACCCAAGATCCCTGAAGATCTAACAGAAAGAAGATTTACAGATATTTTTTACGAGGAATATCCGGAATTTGATATGTGTTTGGTTACCGATTCAGAATTTGCCAACGAAGTACTTGAAAGATTGAGACTATATAAAACAGTGATTAGGAATTGTAATTTCGCAAATACGGATTTTAGCCGAATTGATCTTACTGATGTGCGCTTTGAGAATTGTGATTTATCCAATGCTAATTTGGGTAATGCCTCCATGAATCGAGTTGAGTTTCTCAATTGTAAGTTACTTGGCAGCAACTTAACAGAGTCTTATATCGGTAATACAAGATTTAGGGAATCAATTCTTAATATGGTTACGTTCGGTAACTCAAAACTTGAAAAGGTGATTTTTGATGATGCTATGTTAGAAAGCGCTGACCTTTTTGACTGTAAGCTTAAAAAAGTAGAATTTCTTTCATGCAATCTTAATGGAGCGAGCTTTGAAGAGACACCATTAAAAGGTATTGATATAAGCTCATCCGATTTTGATTATTTAACTGTTTCAATTGAGAACTTAAAAGGATGTATAGTATCAACGTCTCAAGCGATACAATTTGCTTCGTTATTAGAGCTAAATATCCGAGAGTATTAG
- a CDS encoding CatA-like O-acetyltransferase, producing MTSYQIIDLESFARKNYYEYFMATDTTFEMTVKIDVTRAVKKCKDESISFYAYSIFNLTKSVNKIPNFRYAHKNKQLVEWKELVPTFTNFNQETELFYSLWLEGLTDYKSVDREYKKLIKDFANTTDIAPMGAVPPNVVNISSIPWMHFEHFSSHPGAIKNNITPMITTGKYEKVGTQLLMPVNVKVHHATVDGYHVCLFFEILQREMNR from the coding sequence ATGACATCTTATCAAATCATTGATTTAGAAAGTTTTGCAAGAAAAAATTATTATGAGTATTTTATGGCGACAGACACAACGTTTGAAATGACAGTAAAAATTGATGTTACACGAGCAGTTAAAAAATGCAAAGATGAATCTATAAGTTTTTATGCTTACTCCATTTTTAATTTGACTAAATCGGTTAACAAGATTCCGAATTTTAGGTATGCCCACAAAAATAAGCAATTAGTAGAATGGAAAGAATTAGTGCCAACGTTTACGAATTTTAATCAAGAAACAGAGTTATTTTATAGTTTATGGTTGGAAGGGTTAACAGATTATAAATCAGTTGACCGTGAGTACAAAAAGCTTATAAAAGACTTTGCAAACACAACAGATATCGCGCCAATGGGAGCTGTTCCACCCAACGTGGTGAATATTTCATCAATTCCTTGGATGCATTTTGAACATTTTTCATCTCATCCAGGAGCTATCAAAAATAATATAACACCAATGATTACTACTGGAAAGTACGAAAAAGTTGGGACACAATTGCTAATGCCGGTGAATGTTAAGGTACATCATGCAACAGTAGATGGCTATCATGTGTGTTTATTTTTTGAAATACTGCAAAGAGAAATGAACCGTTAA
- a CDS encoding DUF3955 domain-containing protein produces MKKKYFIASTPIFLGVICFIAKAIIGSNVAPDGTLEEPFFLIPIGFLLFFLGIVSLIGMALISMMKKTQVSN; encoded by the coding sequence ATGAAGAAAAAATATTTTATCGCATCAACACCAATTTTTTTAGGAGTAATCTGCTTTATTGCAAAGGCTATCATTGGAAGTAATGTAGCACCAGATGGTACCTTAGAAGAGCCCTTCTTCTTAATCCCAATTGGATTCTTATTGTTCTTCTTAGGGATTGTTTCTTTAATTGGAATGGCGCTAATTTCAATGATGAAAAAAACTCAAGTTTCGAATTAA
- a CDS encoding helix-turn-helix transcriptional regulator, translating into MVIIVNLDVMLAKRKMSVTELSEKLGITMANVSILKNVKAKAVKFSTLEKICEVLDCQPGDILEYKK; encoded by the coding sequence ATGGTTATCATAGTTAATCTTGATGTAATGCTGGCAAAGAGGAAAATGAGTGTTACTGAATTATCGGAAAAACTGGGTATCACAATGGCAAACGTCTCAATTTTAAAAAATGTAAAAGCAAAAGCTGTCAAATTTTCAACATTAGAAAAAATATGTGAAGTATTAGACTGTCAGCCAGGTGATATCTTGGAATATAAAAAATGA
- a CDS encoding multicopper oxidase domain-containing protein, with protein MDRVSERIEVDTVEIWRIINIIDDDPHPIHIHLVDFQILERQQQVQIKSSKINNTK; from the coding sequence ATAGACAGAGTTTCCGAAAGAATTGAAGTAGACACCGTTGAAATTTGGCGAATTATTAATATAATCGATGATGATCCTCATCCTATCCATATCCATTTGGTTGACTTTCAAATTCTTGAACGACAACAACAAGTTCAAATAAAATCATCAAAAATCAATAATACTAAATAA
- a CDS encoding multicopper oxidase family protein, producing MPEKIKLQKFVDELPIPNMLSPKKRSYNISYYEVTMEEFSQKLHRDLGPTRLWGYEGTFPGPTFEVMNNETVFVKWINNLPNKHFLPIDTTIHGSEITLPEGRSVVHLHGGRTPSHSDGYPEAWFTRNFEQTGPLFERKIYTYPNIERATTLWYHDHTMGITRLNVYAGLAGFYLIRDFHEQSLNLPKGKYEIPLLIVDRSFNPDGSLYYPSKPDQNDIGLPHPSLAPPFDAYTILVNGKVYPFLDVEPRKYRFRILNASNSRILTLKMDSNQSLYQIGTDGGFLETRVLLNEFILMSAERIDVIIDFSQNYGQTIILKNVTKSASPETTDVMQFRVTVPLKSTDTSSLPFYLGPIKRLPRSMAKRTRDLTLVRTKDQYGRSLNLLDGKM from the coding sequence ATGCCTGAAAAGATAAAATTACAAAAATTCGTGGATGAACTGCCTATTCCAAACATGTTATCTCCTAAGAAGAGAAGTTATAATATTTCATATTACGAAGTGACAATGGAGGAGTTTTCTCAGAAGCTACACAGGGACCTCGGACCAACACGTTTATGGGGTTATGAAGGAACATTTCCAGGTCCTACGTTCGAAGTGATGAATAATGAAACAGTGTTTGTTAAATGGATTAATAATCTGCCCAATAAGCACTTTCTTCCCATCGATACAACCATTCATGGTTCCGAAATAACTCTTCCAGAGGGTAGAAGCGTTGTACATTTACACGGAGGAAGGACACCTTCCCATAGTGATGGTTACCCCGAAGCATGGTTCACGAGAAATTTTGAACAAACGGGACCTTTGTTTGAAAGAAAAATATATACTTATCCGAACATTGAACGAGCAACTACACTATGGTATCACGACCACACGATGGGAATTACCAGATTAAACGTTTATGCGGGACTCGCGGGCTTCTATCTCATTCGCGACTTTCATGAACAATCACTTAATCTTCCGAAAGGAAAATATGAAATTCCTCTTTTAATTGTGGACCGCTCGTTCAACCCAGACGGTTCACTTTACTACCCCAGCAAACCAGATCAAAACGACATAGGTCTTCCTCATCCTTCTCTTGCCCCACCTTTTGATGCATATACGATTCTTGTAAACGGGAAGGTTTATCCATTTTTAGACGTTGAACCAAGAAAATACCGATTTCGAATTTTAAATGCATCCAATAGTCGAATCCTTACATTAAAAATGGACTCTAATCAGTCTTTGTATCAAATTGGCACGGATGGGGGCTTTCTTGAGACAAGAGTATTACTAAATGAATTTATACTTATGAGTGCCGAGCGTATAGATGTGATAATTGATTTTTCTCAAAACTACGGACAGACCATAATTCTCAAAAATGTCACTAAGAGTGCATCCCCCGAAACAACAGATGTCATGCAATTCAGAGTAACTGTTCCGTTAAAAAGTACAGATACCAGCTCTCTTCCTTTCTATTTAGGGCCGATAAAACGACTTCCAAGAAGTATGGCAAAGAGAACAAGAGATTTAACACTCGTCAGAACCAAGGATCAATATGGTCGTTCCTTGAATTTATTGGACGGTAAAATGTGA
- a CDS encoding aldo/keto reductase family oxidoreductase has product MRTMKLGKSTLEVPVVSVGCMRINSLKKAEAEHFVQSALELGANFFDHADIYGSGTCEEIFAEAIHMNDDIREKIILQSKCGIREGMFDFSKEHIIESVDGSLKRLNTDYLDILLLHRPDTLVEPEEVAEAFDILESSGKVRHFGVSNQNPMQIELLKKSVKQTIVANQLQLSITNANMISNGFNVNMENDSAVNRDGNILDYCRLNDITIQPWSPFQYGLFEGVFLGNDKFPELNQKIDEVANKYEVSNTTIAIAWLLRHPANMQPVIGTMNEGRFKDCCKASDILLTREEWYGIYRAAGNVLP; this is encoded by the coding sequence ATGAGGACTATGAAACTTGGAAAAAGTACTTTAGAGGTGCCGGTTGTTTCAGTCGGCTGTATGCGCATTAATTCTCTGAAAAAGGCCGAGGCTGAGCACTTTGTCCAATCAGCGCTTGAATTAGGTGCAAATTTCTTCGACCATGCTGATATTTATGGGAGTGGAACATGCGAGGAAATATTTGCTGAAGCCATCCATATGAACGATGATATTCGTGAAAAGATTATTTTACAATCTAAGTGCGGTATTCGAGAAGGAATGTTCGACTTTTCAAAAGAACATATTATAGAATCAGTTGACGGAAGCTTAAAGAGATTGAATACAGATTACCTAGATATTCTGCTGCTACACCGTCCTGATACTTTGGTAGAACCAGAAGAAGTGGCGGAGGCTTTCGATATTCTTGAAAGTTCAGGAAAAGTTCGTCACTTTGGTGTTTCCAATCAGAATCCAATGCAGATCGAATTACTTAAGAAGTCGGTGAAGCAAACAATCGTTGCTAATCAACTTCAATTAAGTATTACCAATGCAAACATGATCTCTAATGGATTTAATGTGAACATGGAAAATGATTCTGCTGTGAACAGAGATGGTAACATACTTGATTATTGCAGACTGAACGATATTACCATTCAGCCATGGTCCCCTTTCCAATACGGGCTCTTTGAGGGAGTATTCCTAGGTAATGACAAGTTTCCTGAATTGAATCAAAAGATTGATGAAGTCGCGAACAAATATGAAGTAAGCAACACAACCATCGCTATCGCGTGGCTATTGCGTCATCCAGCAAACATGCAACCGGTTATCGGTACGATGAATGAAGGCCGTTTTAAGGATTGCTGTAAGGCAAGTGATATCCTTCTTACTCGTGAGGAGTGGTATGGCATCTATCGTGCTGCAGGAAATGTACTGCCTTAA
- a CDS encoding TrkA family potassium uptake protein, translated as MTKKDKQFAVIGLGRFGGSICRELHTLGHDVLAIDHDIERVEEFVPYSTHAIQGNATEEVFLKSIGIRNFDHVIVAIGEDIQASVLTTLNLKEFGVKTVWAKAQNVYHQKLLDKIGADRVIHPEVDMGIRIAQSMSSDHLLDYINLFEEYSVVEIRVNQHMHNRTLLDLNIRAKFNVTILVIKRENEINVSPLPSDVIYSGDILVAMGLNSNLKRLEDKLL; from the coding sequence ATGACAAAAAAGGATAAGCAGTTCGCTGTTATTGGCTTGGGCAGATTTGGAGGTAGTATTTGCCGAGAATTGCATACGCTCGGTCATGATGTGCTTGCCATTGACCATGATATCGAAAGGGTGGAGGAATTTGTTCCGTACTCCACCCACGCAATACAAGGGAACGCTACGGAGGAAGTGTTCTTAAAATCAATCGGTATCCGAAATTTCGACCATGTTATTGTCGCGATTGGAGAGGATATACAAGCTAGTGTCCTCACGACGCTCAATCTAAAGGAATTTGGCGTCAAAACAGTTTGGGCAAAAGCCCAGAATGTGTACCATCAAAAGTTGTTAGATAAAATCGGTGCCGATCGTGTCATACATCCAGAAGTGGATATGGGGATTCGAATCGCCCAATCCATGTCATCGGACCATTTACTTGATTATATTAATTTATTTGAGGAATATAGTGTCGTAGAAATTCGTGTCAATCAGCATATGCATAATCGGACTTTACTAGATTTGAATATTCGTGCAAAATTCAATGTCACCATTTTGGTCATTAAAAGAGAAAATGAGATTAATGTATCTCCTCTACCAAGTGATGTCATCTACTCAGGTGATATATTAGTAGCAATGGGTCTAAATTCAAACTTAAAACGATTGGAAGATAAGTTGTTGTAA
- a CDS encoding APC family permease: MLSAVKRFLIGRPLKSSELCEQKLNKTKALAILSSDALSSVAYGPEQILLVLVSVSTIAFWYSIPIAVGVLVLLMALILSYRQIIFAYPRGGGAYIVAKENLGENAGLIAGGSLLVDYILTVAVSVSAGTDAITSAIPSLHGHNVIIASILVIFVTILNLRGITESASILAYPVYLFVVALFILIGVGLFHIITGSVSSELHAPLGTPVAGITLFLLLRAFASGSSALTGVEAISNSIPNFKNPAAKNAAKTLMMMGSLLALLFVGIVFLAYYYGITPKGEETVISQMASEIFGRNYMYYFIQGTTAMILVLAANTGYSAFPLLAFSLSNDKYIPSMFKMRGDRLGYSNGIITLGITSILLIIVFQGQTEQLIPLYAVGVFIPFTLSQTGMLVKWMREKPKGWVIKLITNFVGAFISLAVMMIFFITKFGQVWAVLVFLPLLILLFHKIKKHYVSVGQQLNVSTCEPPLTIKGNVIIVPVAGITHVVENSLNYAKSLNPAKIIAVYVAFERKDERIFEEKWNKWQPNIRLVTLHSQYRSITQPLAKFISTVEYKANESDYRVSVLIPQFIPKKGWHNILHNQSSLLIRAILLYRRDVVVITVPYHFKK, encoded by the coding sequence ATGTTATCGGCAGTAAAAAGGTTTTTAATAGGTCGTCCTTTAAAGTCATCGGAACTTTGCGAACAAAAGCTTAACAAAACGAAAGCTTTGGCAATCCTTTCTTCAGATGCCTTATCGTCGGTTGCCTATGGTCCAGAACAGATTCTACTTGTGTTGGTTTCAGTGAGCACAATCGCATTTTGGTATTCAATTCCGATTGCAGTAGGTGTCCTTGTTCTATTAATGGCCCTTATTTTATCGTATAGACAAATCATTTTTGCTTATCCTCGAGGTGGCGGTGCCTATATTGTGGCGAAAGAAAACCTTGGAGAGAATGCGGGATTAATCGCAGGCGGTTCTTTGTTGGTGGATTATATTTTGACTGTTGCTGTGAGTGTCTCTGCCGGAACTGATGCCATTACATCTGCGATTCCAAGCTTACACGGTCATAATGTGATCATTGCAAGTATTCTGGTCATATTCGTTACCATTTTAAATTTGAGAGGCATTACCGAGTCTGCTTCGATTCTCGCTTACCCAGTCTATTTGTTTGTGGTAGCTTTGTTTATCCTAATCGGTGTAGGACTTTTCCATATTATCACTGGAAGTGTTTCATCTGAGTTACACGCACCACTCGGAACTCCTGTAGCGGGTATCACTTTATTTTTATTACTTAGAGCTTTTGCTTCTGGTAGTTCAGCTCTAACTGGTGTTGAAGCTATCTCTAATTCAATACCAAACTTCAAAAATCCTGCAGCTAAAAATGCAGCTAAAACCTTAATGATGATGGGTTCATTACTCGCCTTGTTATTTGTGGGAATTGTCTTTTTAGCCTATTACTATGGAATTACACCTAAAGGTGAAGAAACTGTTATTTCACAAATGGCTTCTGAGATTTTCGGAAGAAACTATATGTACTATTTTATACAGGGAACGACTGCCATGATTCTTGTGCTCGCAGCAAATACTGGATATTCCGCATTCCCACTTTTAGCGTTCAGTCTTTCCAATGACAAATATATTCCTAGTATGTTTAAGATGAGAGGCGACAGATTAGGTTATTCTAATGGGATTATTACGCTTGGGATTACTTCCATTCTTCTCATTATTGTATTCCAAGGGCAAACGGAACAACTTATCCCACTTTATGCTGTCGGGGTATTTATACCTTTTACGTTATCACAAACCGGAATGTTGGTTAAATGGATGAGAGAAAAACCGAAGGGCTGGGTCATCAAATTAATAACTAATTTTGTTGGGGCATTCATCAGTCTTGCAGTAATGATGATATTCTTTATCACAAAATTTGGACAGGTCTGGGCGGTTCTAGTCTTTTTACCATTACTTATTTTACTTTTTCATAAAATAAAAAAACACTATGTTTCTGTAGGCCAACAATTAAATGTATCTACTTGTGAACCTCCTTTAACAATTAAAGGGAACGTTATTATTGTTCCAGTAGCGGGTATCACGCATGTTGTAGAGAATTCATTAAACTATGCCAAATCACTTAATCCCGCCAAAATCATTGCCGTATATGTGGCTTTTGAACGGAAAGATGAACGTATATTTGAAGAAAAGTGGAATAAATGGCAGCCTAATATTCGGTTGGTAACATTACATTCCCAATATAGAAGTATTACTCAACCTTTAGCAAAATTTATCAGTACCGTGGAGTATAAAGCCAATGAATCAGACTATCGTGTGTCTGTCTTGATTCCTCAGTTTATTCCCAAAAAAGGATGGCATAATATCCTTCATAACCAGTCTAGTTTACTAATCAGAGCAATCTTGCTTTACCGTAGAGATGTCGTGGTAATTACAGTACCTTATCATTTTAAGAAGTGA
- a CDS encoding ornithine cyclodeaminase family protein produces the protein MFEFRVLSNDIVKQVLKVNQVIDLVETVYKSKSESKTETWPTIFYDFEPGKADMDIKSGYLKSEKLFGHKTVTWFGENEEKGIPTLIGLIVVFDAETGKPLGITDAAFITGIRTGASGAIGAKYLARKNSKNLLVLGAGNQAIFQIAATLTALPNLKKVMISARNKIKLESFISSISQRLQQEFGIDTETIIFEEVECLESAVKNSDIIITVTSSRVPLIKNNWVQKGTHISCIGADMVGKQEIESEIMSKASIYVDDMEHCVQVGEIELPLKQGIITESNITGEIGDLILRKIKGRSNDEQVTVFDATGMALLDLYTAKIALQTAEEKGFGIKSEI, from the coding sequence ATGTTTGAATTTAGAGTTTTGAGTAATGATATCGTTAAACAAGTATTAAAAGTTAACCAAGTGATTGATTTAGTTGAGACAGTTTACAAATCTAAAAGTGAGAGTAAAACTGAAACATGGCCAACCATTTTTTATGATTTTGAACCGGGTAAGGCAGATATGGACATTAAATCAGGTTATTTAAAGAGTGAAAAGCTGTTTGGACATAAGACAGTAACATGGTTTGGTGAGAATGAAGAAAAGGGCATACCAACTTTAATAGGTTTGATTGTCGTATTTGATGCTGAAACAGGGAAACCTTTAGGGATAACGGATGCTGCGTTCATTACAGGAATACGAACTGGAGCGTCTGGTGCTATAGGAGCTAAATACTTAGCTAGAAAAAATTCTAAGAATCTATTAGTTCTTGGAGCCGGAAACCAGGCAATTTTTCAAATTGCAGCTACACTGACAGCATTGCCAAATCTAAAAAAAGTAATGATATCAGCAAGAAATAAAATTAAACTAGAAAGTTTTATTAGCAGTATTTCACAACGACTACAACAAGAATTTGGAATCGATACAGAAACAATAATATTTGAAGAAGTTGAATGTTTAGAAAGTGCTGTAAAAAACAGTGACATCATCATCACTGTGACGTCTTCAAGAGTACCGTTAATAAAAAATAACTGGGTACAAAAAGGAACGCATATTTCATGCATAGGGGCGGATATGGTAGGTAAACAAGAAATAGAATCTGAAATCATGTCAAAAGCTAGCATTTATGTAGATGATATGGAACATTGTGTACAAGTTGGTGAAATTGAACTACCTCTTAAGCAAGGCATAATTACGGAGAGTAATATCACTGGGGAGATTGGTGATTTAATATTGAGGAAAATTAAGGGAAGGTCCAACGATGAACAAGTAACTGTATTTGATGCTACAGGAATGGCACTTTTAGATCTCTATACAGCAAAAATTGCACTACAGACAGCCGAAGAAAAAGGTTTTGGGATAAAATCAGAAATTTAG